In Marivirga salinae, a single window of DNA contains:
- the rplC gene encoding 50S ribosomal protein L3, whose translation MSGIIGKKIGMTSIYGVDGRNVACTVIEAGPCVVTQVKKEETDGYSAIQLGYDERKEKNTPKAMQGHFKNAQTTPKKKLVEFREYEGYDTFVDNYNLGQTVTISDVFEEGDFVDIAGTSKGKGFQGVVKRHGFGGVGQATHGQHNRQRAPGSIGGASYPARVFPGMRMAGRMGGDRVKNTNLRVLKLIPEKNLLLVSGSVPGAKNSFVIIEK comes from the coding sequence ATGTCTGGAATAATAGGAAAGAAAATCGGAATGACTAGTATCTACGGTGTCGATGGACGAAATGTCGCATGCACGGTGATAGAAGCTGGTCCTTGTGTGGTTACACAAGTAAAAAAAGAGGAAACCGATGGTTATTCTGCTATTCAATTGGGCTACGATGAGCGCAAGGAGAAGAATACACCAAAAGCAATGCAAGGGCACTTTAAAAATGCTCAAACAACTCCTAAGAAAAAACTAGTTGAGTTTCGTGAATATGAAGGTTATGATACTTTCGTGGATAACTACAACTTAGGTCAAACAGTGACCATCAGCGATGTTTTTGAAGAAGGTGATTTTGTTGATATTGCAGGTACTTCAAAAGGAAAAGGATTCCAAGGTGTTGTAAAACGTCATGGTTTCGGTGGAGTTGGTCAAGCAACTCATGGTCAGCATAATAGACAAAGAGCACCGGGTTCAATTGGTGGTGCTTCATATCCGGCAAGAGTATTCCCTGGTATGCGTATGGCTGGAAGAATGGGAGGCGATAGAGTTAAGAATACTAACTTAAGAGTCTTGAAATTGATTCCTGAAAAAAACTTACTTTTAGTAAGTGGGTCAGTACCGGGTGCTAAAAATTCATTTGTAATAATAGAGAAATAA
- the rpsJ gene encoding 30S ribosomal protein S10, whose translation MNQKIRIKLKSYDHNLVDKSSEKIVRAVKTTGAVVSGPIPLPTEKEIFTVLRSPHVNKKSREQYQLCTFKRLVDIYSNSAKTVDALMKLELPSGVDVEIKV comes from the coding sequence ATGAATCAAAAAATTAGAATAAAGTTAAAATCATACGATCACAATTTAGTAGACAAGTCTTCTGAGAAAATTGTGAGAGCTGTAAAGACAACAGGTGCAGTAGTGAGTGGTCCAATTCCTTTGCCTACTGAGAAAGAAATATTTACAGTTTTGCGTTCTCCTCACGTGAACAAGAAATCACGTGAGCAGTATCAGCTATGTACTTTCAAAAGATTAGTTGACATTTATTCAAATAGCGCAAAAACAGTTGATGCTTTAATGAAACTTGAGCTTCCTAGTGGAGTTGATGTTGAGATTAAGGTGTAA
- the fusA gene encoding elongation factor G: MARDLRLTRNIGIAAHIDAGKTTTTERILYYTGVSHKLGEVHDGAATMDWMEQEQERGITITSAATTVFWPYKDEEYHINIIDTPGHVDFTVEVNRSLRVLDGLVFLFSAVDGVEPQSETNWRLADNYNVSRLGFVNKMDRDGADFLNVCKQVKEMLGTKSVPLQLPIGAEGNFKGVVDLVEMKAFVWNEEDQGMTWEEVEIPADMKDDVSEYREHLLESVAEYDESLMEKYFEDPESISKDEVIAALRAATLDLAFVPMLCGSAFKNKGVQTLLNYVMELLPSPLDRDKIIGTNPDTDEPTSRKPTSDDPFAALAFKIATDPFVGRLCFVRSYSGTLDSGSYVFNTRTNKKERISRIFQMHANKQNQIDTLHAGDIAAVVGFKDIKTGDTLCNEKHKIVLESMTFPEPVIGYAIEPKTQADVDKMGMAIAKLVEEDPTLLVNTDEETGQTILRGMGELHLDIIMDRLKREFKVDINQGAPQVAYKEAISNLVDHKEVYKKQSGGKGKFADIVFKLSPAEPDEKGEIQPGLQFDNKITGGVIPKEFIPAIQKGFTEAMSNGPLAGYPIEAMKVELYHGSFHDVDSDALSFELAARIGFKEAAKKAGPQLLEPVMKVEVLTPEEYTGPVTGDLNKRRGLMKGMDPKGAAQVIRADVPLSELFGYVTDLRTISSGRATASLTFSHYDPVPRNIAEEVIAKSKGETVK, translated from the coding sequence ATGGCAAGAGATCTCAGACTAACACGTAATATAGGTATCGCAGCACATATCGATGCCGGAAAAACTACTACTACTGAAAGGATTTTATACTACACTGGTGTAAGTCACAAGCTAGGTGAGGTTCATGATGGTGCAGCCACTATGGACTGGATGGAACAGGAGCAAGAAAGAGGTATTACTATTACTTCTGCTGCAACAACTGTTTTCTGGCCTTACAAAGATGAAGAATATCATATTAATATAATTGATACTCCAGGTCACGTTGATTTTACTGTTGAAGTAAATAGATCTTTAAGAGTATTAGATGGTTTAGTGTTCTTGTTTAGTGCTGTTGATGGTGTTGAACCTCAATCAGAAACTAACTGGAGACTAGCTGATAATTATAATGTTTCCAGACTTGGTTTCGTTAACAAAATGGACCGAGATGGGGCCGATTTCTTAAACGTATGTAAACAGGTTAAAGAAATGTTAGGTACTAAATCAGTGCCATTGCAATTGCCTATCGGTGCCGAAGGTAATTTCAAAGGGGTAGTTGATTTAGTAGAAATGAAAGCCTTTGTCTGGAACGAAGAAGATCAAGGTATGACTTGGGAAGAGGTAGAAATACCTGCTGACATGAAAGACGATGTGAGTGAATATCGTGAACACTTATTAGAGTCAGTTGCTGAGTATGATGAATCTTTAATGGAGAAATACTTTGAAGATCCTGAGTCAATAAGTAAGGATGAAGTGATTGCGGCATTAAGAGCGGCTACCTTAGATTTGGCATTCGTTCCTATGTTGTGTGGTTCTGCCTTTAAAAACAAAGGTGTTCAAACTTTATTGAACTATGTGATGGAGCTTTTACCTTCTCCTTTAGATAGAGACAAAATTATTGGAACTAACCCTGATACTGACGAGCCAACCTCTAGAAAGCCAACGTCAGATGATCCGTTTGCAGCATTAGCATTTAAAATTGCTACTGATCCATTCGTAGGGCGTTTATGCTTTGTTAGGTCTTATTCAGGTACCTTAGATTCTGGTTCTTATGTATTTAATACAAGAACTAACAAAAAAGAAAGAATTTCTAGAATCTTCCAAATGCATGCTAATAAGCAAAACCAAATTGATACTCTTCATGCTGGTGATATTGCTGCGGTTGTAGGATTTAAAGATATAAAAACAGGAGATACGCTTTGTAACGAGAAACATAAAATCGTTCTTGAATCAATGACATTCCCTGAGCCTGTTATTGGCTATGCTATTGAGCCTAAAACTCAGGCAGATGTTGATAAAATGGGTATGGCAATTGCCAAATTAGTAGAAGAAGATCCTACTCTTCTTGTGAACACAGATGAAGAAACTGGTCAAACTATCCTAAGAGGAATGGGAGAGTTACACTTGGATATCATCATGGATCGTTTGAAAAGAGAATTCAAGGTTGATATCAATCAAGGAGCTCCTCAAGTTGCTTACAAAGAAGCTATCTCTAATTTAGTTGATCACAAAGAGGTTTATAAAAAGCAATCTGGTGGTAAAGGTAAATTCGCAGATATCGTATTTAAGTTATCTCCGGCTGAGCCAGATGAAAAAGGAGAAATCCAACCTGGTTTACAGTTTGATAATAAAATTACGGGTGGTGTAATTCCAAAAGAATTTATCCCTGCAATACAAAAAGGATTCACTGAGGCTATGTCTAATGGACCTTTAGCTGGGTATCCAATTGAAGCGATGAAAGTTGAGTTATATCATGGTAGTTTTCACGATGTCGATTCAGATGCTTTATCTTTTGAATTAGCTGCCAGAATCGGTTTTAAAGAAGCTGCTAAAAAAGCGGGCCCTCAATTGTTAGAGCCTGTAATGAAAGTGGAAGTACTTACTCCAGAAGAATATACTGGTCCAGTTACAGGTGATTTAAATAAGAGAAGAGGATTAATGAAAGGGATGGATCCTAAAGGTGCAGCTCAAGTAATTAGAGCTGACGTTCCATTGTCTGAATTATTTGGATATGTTACTGATCTAAGAACAATTAGTTCTGGTAGAGCAACTGCATCCTTAACTTTTTCACACTATGACCCAGTTCCTCGTAATATTGCGGAAGAAGTAATTGCAAAATCTAAAGGGGAGACTGTTAAATAA
- the rpsG gene encoding 30S ribosomal protein S7: MRKAKPKKRYILPDPKFGDTLVTKFVNYLMVDGKKSVAYGIFYDALSLVEEKTKENGLEVWKKALANISPAVEVKSRRVGGATFQVPLEVRPERKVSLGIKWMITFSRKRGEKTMMERLAGEIVAASKGEGAAIKKKDDTHRMAEANKAFSHFRF; this comes from the coding sequence ATGAGGAAAGCAAAACCTAAAAAACGATATATCCTTCCAGATCCTAAATTTGGAGATACTTTGGTTACAAAATTTGTTAACTATCTGATGGTTGATGGTAAGAAAAGTGTTGCTTACGGTATTTTTTACGATGCCCTAAGTCTGGTGGAAGAAAAAACAAAAGAGAACGGTTTAGAAGTTTGGAAAAAAGCTTTAGCTAACATTTCTCCTGCAGTTGAGGTGAAAAGTAGAAGAGTAGGTGGAGCAACATTCCAAGTGCCTCTTGAAGTTCGCCCTGAAAGAAAAGTTTCTCTTGGAATTAAGTGGATGATTACTTTTTCAAGAAAAAGAGGTGAAAAAACCATGATGGAGCGTTTAGCTGGCGAAATTGTCGCTGCTTCTAAAGGTGAAGGAGCTGCTATCAAAAAGAAAGATGATACGCACCGTATGGCCGAAGCAAATAAAGCATTTTCTCATTTTAGATTTTAA
- the rpsL gene encoding 30S ribosomal protein S12, whose product MPTIQQLVKKGRKKLTSKSKSPALDSCPQRRGVCTRVYTTTPKKPNSAMRKVARVRLTNQKEVNAYIPGEGHNLQEHSIVLIRGGRVKDLPGVRYHIIRGALDTAGVNGRTQRRSKYGAKRPKK is encoded by the coding sequence ATGCCTACTATACAACAATTAGTTAAAAAGGGTAGAAAGAAATTGACTTCAAAGTCAAAATCTCCTGCTTTGGATTCTTGCCCACAAAGAAGGGGTGTATGTACTCGTGTTTATACCACCACTCCAAAAAAGCCAAACTCAGCAATGAGAAAAGTGGCTAGGGTTAGGTTGACCAATCAAAAAGAAGTAAACGCTTATATCCCTGGTGAAGGTCACAACCTTCAAGAACACTCTATAGTGTTAATCAGAGGTGGTAGAGTAAAAGATTTACCCGGTGTGAGATATCACATTATTAGGGGTGCGTTGGATACTGCCGGTGTAAACGGTCGTACCCAAAGAAGATCAAAATATGGAGCAAAAAGACCTAAGAAATAA
- a CDS encoding DUF3467 domain-containing protein, with product MEENKGNKKQQNQINIELPDDVAEGVYANLAMVAHSNSEFVIDFIRLMPGVPKAKVKSRVVVTPEHAKRLLNALKDNINKYEKNFGPIKQSEESPKFPMNFGSNVGEA from the coding sequence ATGGAGGAAAATAAAGGTAATAAGAAACAACAAAACCAAATTAACATTGAGCTTCCTGATGATGTAGCGGAAGGAGTTTATGCAAATTTGGCGATGGTTGCGCACTCAAACAGCGAATTTGTGATTGACTTCATCCGGTTAATGCCAGGTGTGCCAAAAGCAAAGGTAAAATCTAGAGTTGTAGTAACTCCGGAGCACGCTAAAAGGCTTCTAAATGCTTTAAAGGACAATATTAATAAGTATGAAAAAAACTTTGGTCCAATAAAGCAGTCAGAAGAATCACCGAAATTCCCAATGAATTTCGGGTCAAATGTTGGAGAAGCTTAA